In Oncorhynchus keta strain PuntledgeMale-10-30-2019 chromosome 36, Oket_V2, whole genome shotgun sequence, the DNA window taagcgcaatattttgtcacgaaaagatgctcgactatgcttggatgcttgatagttttggaaagaagacactctgacgtttccagaactgcaaagattttcactgtgagtgccatagaacaaaatctacaggcaaaaccaagatgtttgagtgaccaggaaatcaacaggatttctggaggcacgttttccatgatctccttatatggctgtgaatgcgacaggaatgaacggacacttcctatcgtttcccccaggtgtctgcagcattgtgacgtatttgtaggcatatcattggaagattgaccataagagcctacaattaccaagtgtcccgcacggtgtctgcgtggaaattggtgcgcaaaagtcaggtaccagtatttttccatccgaatcagagaagaatgcacgcttccagggaaggcatttcaatgaagagatatatgacaaaacaccttgaggattgattcaaacaacgttttccatgtttcagtcgatattatggagttaattcggaaaaaagtttgacgtttaggtgactgaattttcggttagtttcggtagccaaatgcatagtaacaaaacggaacgttgtgtcctacacaagcatctttcaggaaaaactggacatctgctatgtaactgagagtctcctcattgaaacatctgaagttcttcaaaggtaaattattttatttgatacctttgctggtttttgtgaatgttgcgtgctaaatgctaacgctaaatgctaagctagctatcaccactcttacacaaattgttgattttctctggttctaaagcatattttgaaaatctgagacgacaggattgttaagaaaaggataagcttgaggacaggcatatttatttcatttcatttgcaattttcagaaatcgctaatgttgcgttatggtaatgagcttgaggctgtagtcacgatcccgcatgcgggatggggcggcctaagaggtTTTAAGTGATTGATAAGACTGAACCAGATCCATGGTAATTAATGAGGTAAGaggcggcaggatagcctagtgtttagagcgttggactagtaaccgaaaggttgcaagttcgaatccccgaactgacaaggtacaaatctgtcgttctgcccctgaacaggcagttaactcactgttcctaggccgtcattgaaaataagaatttgttcttaactgacttgcctagtaaaataaataaaaaattattaaATGTATTTAAGTGAGTGATAAGACTGAACTAGATCCATGATAATTAATGAGGTAAGAGATCATTATTAAATGTATTTAAGTTATTGATAAGACTGAACTAGATCCATGATAATTAATGAGGTAAGAGATCATTATTAAATGTATTTAAGTTATTGATAAGACTGAACTAGATCCATGATAATTAATGAGGTAAGAGATCATTATTAAATATGTTTAAGTGATTGATGTGACTGAACTAGATCCATGATAATTAATGAGGTAAGAGATTATTATTAAATGTATTTAAGTTATTGATAAGACTGAACTAGATCCATGATAATTAATGAGGTAAGAGATGATTAAATATGAATATGTTTAAGTGATTTATAAGACTGAACCAGATCCATGATCATTAATGAGGTAAGAGATGATTAAATATGTTTAAGTGATTGATGTGACTGAACTAGATCCATGATAATTAATGAGGTAAGAGATTATTAAATATGTTTAAGTTATTGATATGACTGAACTAGATCCATGATAATTAATGAGGTAAGAGATTATTAAATATGTTGAAGTTATTGATAAGACTGAACTAGATCCATGATAATTCAATAATCATTGTTGTGTTGCACCTTTAACCAATAGCTTAACAAATGCCCAGCCAGCCCGCCCAGCCAGCCCGCCCAGCCCGAGCCGCCTGCACGCCCAGCCAACCCGCCCAGCCAGCCCGAGCCGTCTGCACGCCCAGCCAGCCTGCCCGCCCAGCCTGCCCGCCCAGCCAGCCCGCCCAGCCAGCCCGCCCAGCCAGCCTGCCCAGTCAGCCCGCCCAGCCTGCACGTCCAGCCTGCACGTCCAGCCAGCCCGCCCAGCCAGCCTGCCCAGCCTGCACGCCCAGCCAGCCCGCCCAGCCAGCCTGCCCAGCCAGCCCGCCCAGCCAGCCCGAGCCGCCTGCACGCCCAGCCAGCCCGAGCCGCCTGCACGCCGAGCCAGCTCGCCCAGCCAGCCCGAGCCGCCTGCACGCCCAGCCAGCCCGCCCAGCCAGCCCACCCAGCCAGCCCGAGCCGCCTGCACgcccgacccccaccagtctagtaaatttaacaattttaattgttttttttatgtctCAAGAGAAAGGTTTGAAAACAAGAGTTTAATAAAAACACACTTAAACctacacatgaacacacagaaacagtacATCCTCCACATAATTCATATCATAGGCTTAATATTACTTTAGAGCTCCTTTGACTTGCACATAATATAGCTGGGTCACCTCGTCCTGCCCCTAGGGGTCCACGACCCTGCAGCGCCCCAACCCAAACCCCCCCCACTCAGCTTTAGGATATTAGTGAAACATTCATtattggtttcaggtgtgttaggCCAAGGCCAGAGTGACAACCGACAGTAcggcagacccccagggccaggactgagcaggCCAGCACCCATTGCCTAAAAAGGTATCACCCCTGACGTGGGCATGTTTTCATCCAGACCTTATGAAACTTGCACAGTACACCCTTAATCCTctaataaatcaaatctagtgATACATAACTTGGCATTTCTTCCATCcattgtgggaggataaccaaccttCTAATTAATGGCAATGCATTTACTAGCTGCTTTAAATGCTAGGTTACACAGTTTCTTCTGATAGAtctccagtatcaacatttcaaagcaaacaaaaacagggagAAAGGAGAATCTGTAGACATGGTGAGATAAAAGAAGATACTCTTTGCCAGAATTCAGCCCGCCTTCACAAGACCATAACATATGCAAATATGCCCCCTTTTGTGttttacacctccagcagaatAATACATTTCTGAGTGCATGATATTCAGTTTCCCTGACATATAGTAGGTTCTATGGATGGTCTTAAACTGCAGTAATTTAAGTCTGAGattatatgaacatgactgggcattctaacacatctgtatccattcatcatcatcGATAGTGTCTCCCAGGTCTTCCTCACACTTTTGTTTTACATGTTTTGCTGgcttgtccagtgtttgctgcACAGAGAGAAAAAAGTGTTGTGTTTGCAAAAGTTCACCTCTGCGctgtcacagactggtcttccctggctgacTGACCCTGATGTGACCCCtttcaccatctgatcctgttcAGATGAGGCATGACAAAGAACTATCTTGGtgtacatttatacattatattatccaAGAATAGAATCAATGGTTCAATGATTGAAATGACCATTATTCCCAGATACTGaaaatggcgccgacagagatggtagCCTCACTTTGAGTTCTTAGGAAACTaggcagtattttgtttttattatattttgtattattatagttattattatattatagtattaTTTTTTGCATTGTTACCCCAgaaaatcttaagtcttattacatacagcacggaagaactattggatataagagcaacgtcaattTACCAACGTTAccaccaggaatacgactttccctaAGCGGACCCTCtgttcggaccaccacccaggacaatggatctaatcccagTAGCCGACTGAAAACAACGACTCCGCAGAATGGGCAGATGGATcggcctcctggtcaggctcTGTAGATGTGCACATCACCGCTCTTGGGTATACTACTCATgtaccaatgtccagtctcttgacaacaaggtagacaaaattTGAGcaaagggttgccttccagagagacatcagaggtgtaacattctctgtttcacagaaacatggctctctcgggatatccTGTCGGAATGGTTTCAGCCACGGGGCTTATCCATGCATCGTGTCGACAGAGATAAACACCACTCTGGGAAGAGGAATGGCGGGTGTGTATGCTTTATGATTAACAACTCAttgtgtaatcataacaacatacaggaactcaagtccatctgctcacccgacctagaattctTTAAAATCAAATGCCAGCCATTTTACCTACAAAGAGAATTCTcatcagttatagtcacagctaTGCACATTCCCCCTCAAGCAAACACCAAGATAGCCCTCAatgaacttcactggactctatgtaaacttgAAActatatatccggaggctgcatttcttgtagctgggaattttaacaaagcaaatgtgagaacaaggctacctaagttctatcagcatattgatt includes these proteins:
- the LOC127916469 gene encoding uncharacterized protein LOC127916469; protein product: MIINELNKCPASPPSQPAQPEPPARPANPPSQPEPSARPASLPAQPARPASPPSQPAQPACPVSPPSLHVQPARPASPPSQPAQPARPASPPSQPAQPARPASPSRLHAQPARAACTPSQLAQPARAACTPSQPAQPAHPASPSRLHARPPPV